From the Rhodanobacter soli genome, one window contains:
- a CDS encoding TonB-dependent receptor: protein MSNTRTLRRTVLGTALGLALAAFGGPQAYAANNDGSVAGRTQAGATVVVINPATGLTRTITADSDGNYRFPFLPVGQYTISASSSGQQVGPTRNVTVALGTTTTVDLGAAGATSLATINVTGSVLPVIDVSSTESATIVSRADLVRLPVDQNVTSVALLAPGVVKGNAGFGGISFGGSSIAENAFYVNGLNVTDFYNRNGFSEAPFAFYDQFQVKTGGYSVEFGRTTGGVVNAVARSGTNELKGGMEITLEPGNWHSRADDQYDADGHRYLTASRDQDSLVKTNVWASGPIVKDKLFIFAMYEARGSSPRNTNNAGTTLTSNNSDTGFWGTTVDWNITDSNVLQLMAFSDKNKNTGDVYSYDFDTSTIGTKTNKVFTDTGGKNWALTWTSYLTNDLSMKLMYGRNEREAFTRSQLDIDCNYVSANNAFMQIHDPGVQLGCTSSSTVYERNDTRKQARADFEWTLGDHLLRFGYDHENDTSDYNRHYAGPGAYYYNLYTADPGDTISGGGVMPAGYDAYVRARRYEISGTFTTKNAAYYIEDNWQVTPNLVLNAGVRNDSFDNQDAAGNSYIKMSRQIAPRLGFSWDMKGDGSTKIFGNLGRYYLPVANVINIKQAGGLLDERTYYAFDGWDYQTLNGVEYAIPKLGPQIGGVDDSQGDGTVGDLRSEVDHDMDPVYQDEAILGFQQLINSQWSWGASATYRRLHNAIDDMEISATAQCGEDGYIGWVMANPGKKVTVWGDTNCDGTADGYLTVDTSKEGWAMYDADGNYLGQRGWVKPKRTYAAVELQLNRAWDEKWSMNASYTMSWNRGNAEGPVNSDTDFDDTGRTENFDDPWVNLGGNGYLPNDRRHQFKLRGTYALTPHWQLGADVNAASGGPITGFGVGNPYDATNYHSYFICVQNCDAPASEDRVYERSPRGKYGRLPWTFTLNAGLSYIQPFDGGEFRVKLAVYNLLNQKHTTAVDQDLQTSISNSTSDTFRQPLGFQSPRFTQLTMSINF from the coding sequence ATGAGCAACACCCGGACATTGCGCAGAACCGTACTCGGCACGGCGCTCGGACTGGCGCTTGCCGCCTTCGGCGGGCCGCAGGCATACGCGGCCAACAACGACGGCTCGGTGGCCGGCCGCACCCAGGCTGGCGCCACCGTGGTCGTGATCAATCCGGCCACCGGCCTGACCCGTACGATCACGGCCGACAGCGACGGCAACTACCGCTTCCCGTTCCTGCCGGTGGGCCAGTACACCATCAGCGCAAGCAGCAGCGGCCAGCAGGTCGGCCCGACGCGCAACGTCACGGTGGCACTGGGCACCACCACGACGGTGGACCTGGGCGCAGCGGGCGCAACCAGCCTGGCCACGATTAACGTCACCGGCTCGGTGTTGCCGGTGATCGACGTGAGCTCCACCGAATCGGCCACCATCGTCTCGCGCGCCGACCTGGTGCGCCTGCCGGTCGACCAGAACGTCACCTCGGTCGCCCTGCTGGCGCCGGGTGTGGTCAAGGGCAATGCCGGCTTCGGCGGCATCTCCTTCGGCGGTTCGTCGATCGCGGAGAACGCGTTCTACGTCAACGGCCTCAACGTCACCGACTTCTACAACCGCAACGGCTTCTCCGAGGCACCGTTCGCCTTCTACGACCAGTTCCAGGTCAAGACCGGCGGCTACTCGGTCGAGTTCGGCCGCACCACGGGCGGCGTGGTCAACGCCGTGGCGCGCTCAGGCACGAACGAACTCAAGGGCGGCATGGAGATCACCCTGGAGCCCGGCAACTGGCACTCGCGCGCCGACGACCAGTACGACGCCGACGGCCATCGCTACCTTACCGCCAGCCGAGACCAGGACTCGCTGGTGAAGACGAACGTCTGGGCATCCGGCCCGATCGTCAAGGACAAGCTGTTCATCTTCGCCATGTACGAAGCCCGTGGCAGCAGCCCGCGCAACACCAACAACGCCGGCACCACGCTGACCTCCAACAACTCGGATACGGGCTTCTGGGGCACCACGGTCGACTGGAACATCACCGACAGCAACGTGCTGCAGCTGATGGCGTTCTCGGACAAGAACAAGAACACCGGCGACGTCTACAGCTACGACTTCGACACCAGCACCATCGGCACCAAGACCAACAAGGTCTTCACCGATACCGGCGGCAAGAACTGGGCGCTGACCTGGACCAGCTATCTCACCAACGACCTGTCGATGAAGCTGATGTACGGCCGCAACGAGCGCGAGGCGTTCACCCGCTCGCAGCTGGACATCGACTGCAACTACGTCTCGGCAAACAACGCGTTCATGCAGATCCACGACCCGGGCGTGCAGTTGGGCTGCACCAGCAGCTCCACCGTGTACGAGCGCAACGACACCCGCAAGCAGGCGCGCGCCGACTTCGAGTGGACCTTGGGCGACCACCTGCTGCGCTTCGGCTACGACCACGAGAACGACACCTCCGACTACAATCGCCACTACGCCGGGCCGGGCGCCTACTACTACAACCTCTACACCGCTGACCCCGGCGACACCATCTCCGGTGGCGGCGTAATGCCTGCGGGTTACGACGCCTACGTGCGTGCGCGCCGCTACGAGATCTCCGGCACCTTCACCACCAAAAACGCCGCCTACTACATCGAAGACAACTGGCAGGTGACGCCCAACCTGGTGCTCAACGCCGGCGTGCGCAACGACAGCTTCGACAACCAGGATGCCGCGGGCAACAGCTACATCAAGATGAGCCGCCAGATCGCGCCACGGCTGGGCTTCTCCTGGGACATGAAGGGCGACGGCAGCACCAAGATATTCGGCAACCTCGGCCGCTACTACCTGCCGGTGGCCAACGTGATCAACATCAAGCAGGCCGGCGGCCTGCTCGACGAGCGCACCTACTATGCGTTCGACGGCTGGGACTACCAGACCCTCAACGGCGTCGAGTACGCCATCCCGAAACTCGGGCCACAGATCGGCGGCGTCGACGACTCGCAGGGTGATGGCACGGTGGGCGACCTGCGTTCCGAAGTCGACCACGACATGGACCCCGTCTACCAGGACGAGGCGATCCTGGGCTTCCAGCAGCTGATCAACTCGCAGTGGTCGTGGGGCGCCAGCGCCACCTATCGGCGCCTGCATAACGCGATCGACGACATGGAGATCAGCGCCACCGCCCAGTGTGGTGAAGACGGCTATATCGGCTGGGTGATGGCCAACCCGGGCAAGAAGGTCACCGTGTGGGGCGACACCAACTGCGACGGCACCGCCGATGGCTATCTCACCGTCGACACATCGAAGGAAGGCTGGGCGATGTATGACGCCGACGGCAACTACCTGGGCCAGCGCGGCTGGGTGAAGCCGAAGCGCACCTACGCCGCTGTCGAGCTGCAGCTGAATCGCGCGTGGGACGAGAAGTGGTCGATGAACGCCTCGTACACGATGTCGTGGAACCGCGGCAATGCGGAAGGTCCGGTCAACTCGGACACCGATTTCGACGACACCGGCCGCACCGAGAACTTTGATGACCCATGGGTCAATCTGGGCGGTAACGGCTACCTGCCGAACGACCGCCGCCACCAGTTCAAGCTGCGCGGCACCTATGCGCTCACCCCGCACTGGCAGCTTGGCGCCGACGTCAACGCGGCCTCCGGCGGCCCGATCACCGGCTTCGGCGTGGGCAACCCCTACGACGCCACCAACTACCACAGCTACTTCATCTGCGTGCAGAACTGCGATGCGCCGGCATCCGAGGATCGCGTCTACGAGCGCTCGCCGCGCGGCAAGTACGGCCGCCTGCCGTGGACCTTCACGCTCAACGCCGGCCTCAGCTATATCCAGCCGTTCGACGGCGGCGAGTTCCGCGTGAAGCTGGCTGTCTACAACCTGCTCAACCAGAAGCACACCACGGCGGTTGACCAGGACCTGCAGACGTCCATCTCCAATTCCACCAGCGATACATTCCGCCAACCGCTGGGCTTCCAGTCACCGCGCTTCACCCAGCTGACCATGTCCATCAACTTCTGA
- the lysA gene encoding diaminopimelate decarboxylase, whose translation MSTQTTSRPAAQETTRETDNAHGMFDGVDLQQLAERIPTPFHAYSASAIRQRIDELQAALAGLDATICFAVKANPNLAILQLMAQAGVGADIVSVGELRRALNAGMPAERIVFSGVGKSADEIAGALNVGIMRFNVESLDELHTLQRVARAQEVIARAAVRINPDVDAQTHAKISTGKSENKFGVSIDEARRWFAERGQLSHVQLDGLHVHIGSQILSVEPFRLALQRVAAFWRELEQAGHPINSIDVGGGLGVRYRAGVDQPVAAADYVGVIREALADYHGKLLLEPGRYLVAEAGVLLTRVIRVKPGIERNFLVLDAAMNDLQRPSLYDAWHDIVPVADEPRPMTTYDIVGPVCETGDTFARARELPECAAGDLLLIKATGAYGTSMASTYNSRPLAAEVLLQRGRYAVVRRRQHFEEMIAGEQPARNWETP comes from the coding sequence ATGTCCACGCAGACGACAAGTCGCCCGGCAGCGCAGGAAACTACCCGGGAAACGGATAATGCCCATGGCATGTTCGACGGCGTCGATCTGCAGCAACTGGCCGAACGCATCCCCACCCCATTCCACGCCTATTCCGCCAGCGCGATCAGGCAGCGCATCGATGAGCTGCAGGCCGCACTGGCCGGGCTCGATGCCACCATCTGCTTCGCGGTCAAGGCCAATCCGAACCTCGCCATCCTGCAGTTGATGGCGCAAGCCGGCGTCGGCGCCGACATCGTCTCGGTCGGCGAACTGCGCCGCGCCCTCAACGCCGGCATGCCGGCCGAACGCATCGTGTTCTCCGGTGTGGGCAAGAGCGCCGACGAGATCGCCGGCGCGCTGAACGTCGGCATCATGCGCTTCAACGTCGAATCGCTGGACGAGCTGCACACCCTGCAGCGCGTGGCCCGCGCGCAGGAAGTGATCGCGCGCGCCGCCGTGCGCATCAACCCCGACGTGGACGCGCAGACCCACGCGAAGATCTCCACCGGCAAGTCGGAGAACAAGTTCGGCGTCAGCATCGACGAGGCGCGCCGCTGGTTCGCCGAACGCGGCCAGCTCTCCCACGTGCAGCTCGACGGCCTGCACGTGCACATCGGCTCGCAGATCCTCAGCGTCGAACCGTTCCGGCTCGCGCTGCAGCGGGTCGCCGCGTTCTGGCGCGAACTCGAGCAGGCCGGCCACCCGATCAACAGCATCGACGTCGGCGGTGGACTGGGCGTCCGCTATCGCGCCGGCGTGGACCAGCCGGTGGCCGCGGCCGATTACGTCGGCGTGATCCGCGAAGCGCTGGCCGACTACCACGGCAAGCTGCTGCTGGAACCGGGCCGCTACCTGGTCGCCGAAGCCGGCGTGCTGCTGACCCGGGTGATCCGCGTCAAGCCCGGCATCGAGCGCAACTTCCTGGTGCTCGACGCGGCGATGAACGACCTGCAGCGGCCCAGCCTGTACGACGCCTGGCACGACATCGTGCCGGTGGCGGACGAGCCGCGCCCGATGACCACCTACGATATCGTCGGCCCGGTCTGCGAGACCGGCGACACCTTCGCCCGCGCCCGCGAACTGCCCGAATGCGCGGCGGGCGACCTGTTGCTGATCAAGGCCACCGGCGCGTACGGTACGTCGATGGCCTCCACCTACAACTCGCGGCCGCTGGCCGCCGAGGTACTGCTGCAGCGGGGCCGCTACGCCGTGGTGCGGCGGCGCCAGCACTTCGAGGAAATGATCGCCGGCGAACAGCCGGCCCGGAACTGGGAAACGCCATGA
- a CDS encoding dipeptidase: MKTTARLAIFAALSFAGALPAQAQQDPPVTIDTHVDIPFDYMGEPRFDVGHDTRLLVDLGKMERGGLNAAFFVIWVPQHKLDAAGYAKAVKQASQKYDGIGRMLMMYPDRIRLATTPEQLMANHKAGLLSATIEIENAYSLGHDIHRLDAAFDRGARSVGLVHVGNNDLCTSSLPDTEHGEPAMNSAGDKGMSDFGRAVVKRANQLGMMVDISHASDNCVRDALKVSSTPIIASHSGARAVLDHPRNLPDDLLRAIAAKGGVVDAVAYKEFLKKDPGREAAEKKLQNAIAKQAGEKEYDSDSDDYRPEMEAGMAEIQKKYPLATLDDYVKQIRHMVKIAGIDHVGIASDFDGGGGITGWKDASETRNVTAALRRAGFSDADIAKLWGGNLLRVWGEVERHAQH; this comes from the coding sequence ATGAAAACGACTGCCCGCCTTGCCATCTTCGCCGCTCTGAGCTTCGCCGGCGCGCTGCCCGCGCAAGCGCAGCAGGATCCGCCGGTCACCATCGACACCCACGTCGACATCCCCTTCGACTACATGGGCGAGCCCCGCTTCGACGTCGGGCACGACACCCGCCTGCTGGTCGACCTGGGCAAGATGGAGCGCGGCGGCCTGAACGCGGCGTTCTTCGTGATCTGGGTGCCGCAGCACAAGCTCGACGCCGCCGGCTACGCCAAGGCGGTGAAACAGGCCAGCCAGAAATACGACGGCATCGGCCGCATGCTGATGATGTACCCCGACCGCATCCGCCTGGCCACCACGCCCGAGCAGCTGATGGCCAACCACAAGGCCGGCCTGCTCTCGGCGACGATCGAGATCGAGAACGCCTACTCGCTCGGCCACGACATCCACCGCCTCGACGCCGCGTTCGATCGCGGCGCGCGCTCCGTCGGCCTGGTCCACGTCGGCAACAACGACCTGTGCACCAGTTCGCTGCCCGACACCGAGCATGGCGAGCCGGCGATGAACAGCGCCGGCGACAAGGGCATGAGCGACTTCGGCCGCGCCGTGGTGAAACGCGCCAACCAGCTCGGCATGATGGTCGACATCTCCCACGCCTCGGACAACTGCGTGCGCGATGCGCTCAAGGTGTCCAGCACGCCGATCATCGCCTCGCATTCCGGCGCACGCGCCGTGCTCGACCACCCGCGTAACCTGCCCGACGACCTGCTGCGCGCGATCGCCGCCAAGGGTGGCGTGGTCGATGCCGTGGCCTACAAGGAATTCCTGAAGAAGGATCCGGGCCGCGAGGCCGCGGAAAAGAAACTGCAGAACGCCATCGCCAAACAGGCCGGTGAGAAGGAATACGACAGCGACAGCGACGACTACCGGCCGGAGATGGAAGCCGGCATGGCCGAGATCCAGAAGAAATACCCGCTGGCCACCCTGGACGATTACGTGAAGCAGATCCGCCACATGGTGAAGATCGCCGGCATCGACCACGTCGGGATCGCCTCCGACTTCGACGGCGGCGGCGGCATCACCGGCTGGAAGGACGCCAGCGAAACCCGCAACGTCACCGCCGCGCTGCGCCGCGCCGGTTTCAGCGACGCCGACATCGCCAAGCTATGGGGCGGCAACCTGCTGCGCGTGTGGGGCGAGGTCGAGCGCCATGCCCAGCACTGA
- a CDS encoding serine hydrolase, with protein MPSTDASGSLSLSPLPCRGGLGRGALALLLLLAAPVATAQTANPYDKIVDATVARYHLPGIAVGVIENGQVVYTRTVGETIAGSGQKITPQTLFKIASNSKAMTTALLGRLVDQGKLRWDDPVTKYLPQFRMHDPWVTANMRVADLLTHSSGLPEGGGDLMLWPEPNAFTRADIIHGLAFIKPGYSFRSQYQYDNLLYVVAGEVAAAAGGAPYETLMRREVFEPLHLDRCQVGAWNRDTVGDVATPHRRDGGRNVPIPEDAAIPAITSAAAGGIRCDLTDMLSWARNWLVPTTAQLKWLSPVQRGVLQAPHMLIPVSEQRRAWDNTHVMAYGYGWRMADVDGQWSVWHTGTLNGMYSMLALLPDRKSGFVFMINGEADDARTVLGEALMKHFTAPGDSRDVRWYADALEQKAKQRSPSSSAPDTSAQRPASAAELARWSGQYRDPWFGDITLCPRDGKMHFAAAKSPTLAGTVMRLGDRYLVHWDGGELDAWLDFHAATASQPITLRMAKLDPQGDFSSDYEDLDFQRSGDCH; from the coding sequence ATGCCCAGCACTGACGCGAGCGGCTCGCTTTCGCTCTCTCCCCTGCCATGCAGGGGAGGGTTGGGGAGGGGTGCTCTTGCCCTCCTGCTCCTGCTCGCCGCCCCGGTCGCCACCGCTCAAACCGCCAATCCCTACGACAAGATCGTCGACGCCACCGTCGCCCGCTACCACCTGCCCGGCATCGCCGTGGGCGTGATCGAGAACGGGCAGGTCGTCTACACACGCACCGTGGGCGAAACCATTGCCGGCTCGGGCCAGAAGATCACTCCGCAGACGCTGTTCAAGATCGCCTCCAACAGCAAGGCGATGACCACCGCCCTGCTCGGCCGGCTGGTCGACCAGGGCAAGCTGCGCTGGGACGATCCGGTGACGAAGTACCTGCCGCAGTTCCGCATGCACGATCCGTGGGTCACCGCGAACATGCGCGTGGCCGACCTGCTCACCCATTCCAGCGGCCTACCCGAAGGCGGCGGCGACCTGATGCTGTGGCCGGAGCCGAACGCGTTCACCCGCGCCGACATCATCCACGGCCTGGCCTTCATCAAGCCCGGCTACAGCTTCCGCTCGCAATACCAGTACGACAACCTGCTCTACGTGGTCGCCGGCGAAGTAGCCGCCGCCGCGGGCGGCGCGCCCTACGAGACGCTGATGCGGCGCGAAGTATTCGAGCCGCTGCACCTGGACCGCTGCCAGGTCGGCGCGTGGAACCGCGACACGGTGGGCGACGTGGCCACGCCGCATCGCCGCGACGGCGGCCGCAACGTGCCGATCCCCGAAGACGCGGCGATCCCCGCGATCACCTCGGCCGCCGCCGGCGGCATCCGCTGCGACCTCACCGACATGCTGAGCTGGGCCCGCAACTGGCTGGTGCCCACCACGGCGCAGCTGAAGTGGCTGTCGCCGGTGCAGCGCGGCGTGCTGCAGGCGCCGCACATGCTGATCCCGGTTTCCGAACAGCGCCGTGCATGGGACAACACACACGTGATGGCCTACGGCTACGGCTGGCGCATGGCCGACGTCGACGGTCAGTGGAGCGTGTGGCACACCGGCACGCTGAACGGCATGTACTCGATGCTGGCCCTGCTACCGGACCGCAAGAGCGGCTTCGTGTTCATGATCAACGGCGAGGCGGACGACGCGCGCACCGTGCTCGGCGAGGCACTGATGAAGCACTTCACCGCACCCGGCGACAGCCGCGACGTGCGCTGGTACGCCGACGCGCTGGAACAGAAGGCGAAGCAGCGGTCGCCGTCCTCGTCCGCCCCGGACACCTCGGCGCAGCGACCAGCCAGCGCGGCCGAACTGGCGCGCTGGAGCGGGCAGTATCGTGACCCGTGGTTCGGCGACATCACCCTGTGCCCGCGCGATGGAAAGATGCATTTCGCCGCCGCGAAATCGCCCACGCTGGCCGGCACGGTGATGCGTCTTGGCGACCGCTACCTCGTGCACTGGGACGGCGGCGAGCTGGATGCCTGGCTGGATTTCCACGCGGCCACCGCCAGCCAGCCGATCACCCTGCGCATGGCCAAGCTCGACCCGCAAGGCGACTTCAGCTCCGACTACGAAGATCTGGATTTCCAGCGCAGTGGGGATTGCCATTGA
- a CDS encoding M15 family metallopeptidase — translation MMTSTCRPLLLFGLLIALGVTGHAHAEEQPPTLSPAKTAAAANLVDIRSLVPDMAEDIKYAGSDNFMGTPADGYRAPKCLLLRPVAEALAKVEHELRAQHRRLKIWDCYRPARAVAHFMRWAHDLGDQRTKPQHYPRLDKSTLLNGYIAKSSGHSRGATIDLTLQQCAADGSHCKPLDMGTDFDFFDVRAHTDTPDVTAQQHANRLLLRDAMQREGFRNYPMEWWHYTLSPEPTPHTLYDVPVQ, via the coding sequence ATGATGACCTCGACCTGCCGTCCCCTGCTCCTGTTCGGCTTGCTCATCGCCCTCGGCGTCACCGGCCACGCCCATGCCGAGGAGCAACCGCCCACCCTGTCGCCGGCGAAGACCGCCGCCGCGGCGAACCTGGTCGACATCCGCAGCCTGGTGCCGGACATGGCCGAGGACATCAAGTACGCCGGTAGCGACAATTTCATGGGCACGCCGGCGGACGGCTATCGCGCGCCGAAATGCCTGCTGCTGCGGCCGGTCGCCGAAGCGCTGGCGAAGGTCGAGCACGAGCTGCGCGCGCAGCACCGGCGCCTGAAGATCTGGGACTGCTATCGTCCCGCCCGCGCGGTGGCGCACTTCATGCGCTGGGCGCACGACCTGGGCGACCAGCGCACCAAGCCGCAACACTATCCCAGGCTGGACAAGTCGACCCTGTTGAACGGCTACATCGCGAAGAGTTCCGGCCACAGCCGCGGCGCCACCATCGACCTCACCCTGCAGCAATGCGCCGCCGACGGCAGCCACTGCAAGCCGCTGGACATGGGCACCGATTTCGACTTCTTCGACGTGCGCGCGCATACCGACACGCCCGACGTCACCGCGCAGCAACACGCGAACCGCCTGCTGTTGCGCGACGCGATGCAGCGCGAAGGCTTCCGCAACTATCCGATGGAGTGGTGGCACTACACCCTCTCGCCGGAACCGACGCCGCATACGCTCTACGACGTGCCGGTGCAATGA
- a CDS encoding serine hydrolase domain-containing protein — MSKLLACLALTVLLGGCASDTKPVDPIDALMQRYTGDVPGASLLVLKDGKPIVRRSYGLANLEDDDKTTPATNYRLASVSKQFTAAAILLLAENGRLNLDDPVRRWLPSLPETAATVTLRQLLTHTGGLVDYEDLIPPGTTEQVSDNDVLRLLSATPKTYFAPGTAYRYSNSGYVLLGLVVERASGISLPLYLQQRIFQPLHMDHTLLYERGGPDVADRAYGYSEENGSWTRTDQSVTSATRGDGGIYSSIDDLAKWDAALYDDRLLSDASRKLAFSPHVKVTGEPYEASYGYGWRITGDTVWHSGESIGFRNVIVRWPQRHLTVILLSNRNDPEPYRTALAIAQPYLQ, encoded by the coding sequence ATGTCAAAACTGCTTGCCTGCCTCGCACTGACCGTGCTGCTCGGCGGCTGTGCCAGCGACACCAAGCCGGTCGACCCGATCGACGCACTGATGCAGCGCTACACCGGCGACGTCCCCGGCGCCTCGCTGCTGGTACTCAAGGACGGCAAGCCGATCGTGCGCCGCAGCTACGGCCTGGCCAACCTCGAGGACGACGACAAGACCACGCCGGCCACCAACTACCGGCTCGCCTCGGTGAGCAAGCAGTTCACGGCCGCGGCCATCCTGCTGCTGGCCGAAAACGGCCGGCTCAACCTCGACGATCCGGTGCGCCGCTGGCTGCCTTCGCTGCCGGAAACGGCGGCCACCGTCACGCTGCGCCAGTTGCTCACGCACACCGGCGGCCTGGTCGACTACGAAGACCTGATTCCTCCCGGCACCACCGAGCAGGTCAGCGACAACGACGTGCTGCGCCTGCTGTCCGCCACGCCGAAGACCTACTTCGCGCCGGGCACCGCGTACCGCTACAGCAACTCGGGCTACGTGCTGCTCGGCCTGGTGGTGGAGCGCGCGTCGGGCATCAGCCTGCCGCTCTACCTGCAGCAGCGCATCTTCCAGCCGCTGCACATGGACCACACATTGCTGTATGAGCGCGGCGGCCCCGACGTGGCGGATCGCGCCTACGGCTACAGCGAGGAAAACGGCAGCTGGACGCGCACCGATCAGAGCGTCACCAGCGCCACCCGTGGCGACGGCGGCATCTATTCCTCGATCGACGACCTGGCGAAGTGGGACGCCGCGCTGTACGACGACCGCCTGCTCAGCGACGCCTCGCGCAAGCTCGCCTTCAGCCCGCACGTGAAGGTCACCGGCGAACCGTACGAGGCAAGCTACGGCTACGGCTGGCGCATCACCGGCGACACCGTGTGGCATTCCGGCGAGAGCATCGGCTTCCGCAATGTGATCGTGCGCTGGCCGCAGCGGCACCTCACCGTGATCCTGCTCAGCAACCGCAACGATCCGGAGCCATACCGCACCGCGCTGGCGATCGCCCAGCCTTACCTGCAGTGA
- a CDS encoding N-acetylmuramoyl-L-alanine amidase, producing the protein MRNPLAPTRLLRRASLLLLVALLAACAPLPPRNPLATWVPSPNHDIRRPVLIVLHFTNQHSAQESLDTLRTKNSGGPVSSHYLIGADGHIYQLVSDQLRAWHGGPGHWGTITDINSASIGIELDNDGTTPFAQPQIDSLLRLLADLTDRLHIPRTQIVGHEDFAPTRKDDPGPLFPWPQLAAAGFGLWPQGELIDPPAGFDPWMALGLVGYPLEDRAAAVRAFHHHFRGMQGDTLDDQDLRILYNLAQIVERGTPLTD; encoded by the coding sequence ATGAGAAATCCGCTTGCGCCGACCCGCCTGTTGCGCCGCGCGTCCTTGCTCTTGCTGGTTGCGCTGCTCGCCGCCTGCGCACCGCTGCCGCCGCGCAATCCGCTGGCCACCTGGGTGCCGTCGCCGAACCACGACATCCGCCGGCCGGTGCTGATCGTGCTGCACTTCACCAACCAGCACTCGGCGCAGGAAAGCCTGGACACGCTGCGCACGAAGAACAGCGGCGGCCCGGTGAGCTCGCATTACCTGATCGGCGCCGACGGCCACATCTACCAGCTGGTGTCCGACCAGTTGCGCGCGTGGCATGGCGGCCCGGGGCACTGGGGCACGATCACCGACATCAACTCCGCCTCGATCGGTATCGAGCTGGACAACGACGGCACCACGCCGTTCGCGCAACCGCAGATCGACAGCCTGCTGCGCCTGCTCGCCGACCTCACCGACCGCCTGCACATCCCGCGCACGCAGATTGTCGGCCATGAGGATTTCGCGCCCACGCGCAAGGACGATCCGGGCCCGCTGTTCCCGTGGCCGCAGCTGGCCGCCGCCGGCTTCGGCTTGTGGCCGCAGGGCGAACTGATCGATCCGCCGGCCGGCTTCGATCCGTGGATGGCGCTGGGCCTGGTCGGCTACCCGCTGGAAGATCGCGCCGCCGCGGTGCGCGCGTTCCATCACCACTTCCGCGGCATGCAGGGCGACACGCTGGACGACCAGGACCTGCGCATCCTCTACAACCTGGCGCAGATCGTCGAGCGCGGCACGCCGCTCACCGATTGA